The candidate division WOR-3 bacterium DNA window AGTAATCATAAATATTACAAGAAGGGTGATGCTCACATCGGCTAACGAGGTAATATTGATTTCAGAAATTAAACCCTTAGTGTTCACTGTTCAATAATAATTTTTCACGCAGTTGAATAAAAATTTCATGAATGAATTTTGTCAACTCGGACTCAAAGTTGTTTACCCGGCTGCGGAAGATATTGAAGAAAAGGAGAGCGGGAATTGCAACGATCAAACCGTAGACGGTCGTTATCAATGCATCGGAGATGCCCGGGGCGACAATCGTGATGTGCGCCGAACCCCGCGTTCTGATATCCAGAAATGCCACCATGACCCCCCAGACGGTCCCCAGCAAGCCGAGAAAAGGGCTGACACTGACAATGGTGCTCAGTACGGGCAGAGAAGCCTCAAGCTGTTTCATCTCTTCAATCTTCGTTCTCTCCATACAGAGTTTTATATTGTCGGAAAGACTTTCGAGACTGCTGGCATGCGCATCACTCTGACCTTCTTCTGGCGCCGACACGGGAACAGCCCGCTGTAAGCTCTTTTTCAACTTTCTGTACCCTTCGATACCGCTGCGCAGAATTCTGCCGTACGGGTTGTCATTCAAGAGGTTACCCAGATTATCCCATTCTTTCACGGTGCGGTGAAAACGATAGGAATCAAAAAATCTCTTACTCAACTTCTTGATGCGCGCGAAGTCATACAACTTTTTAAAGAATATCGACCACGACCAGATGGAAAAGATCGAAAGAACCGACATAATTATCTGGGCGGCCAGGCTTGACTCCAAAAATATTCTTATGATATTCATCGAACGGCTCTCCTCTGCTGGATTTTAATCATCTGTTTAATTTGTCTTTCGCCAATGTCGCTTCGGCGGAGTTCGGGAAATCTTTTACTACTTTATTGTAGTACATCTCTGCGGACTTTCGATCTCCGGCAGACTCGTATATGATCGCCATTTTATAAAGTGCGGTAGGTATCTTATTGCTTGCCGGGTATTTATTTATTAACTTCTGAAAGGTATTCACGGCATCCTGACTTTTACCCATTGCGGTGTAGGATTCACCTATCCAGTAAAGGGCATTATCTGAAAGCGGCGAATCAGGCTGAAGTTTAAGGTAGGATTCAAAACCGCTGACCGCTTCCTGATAATTCCCCTGAACATAATTTAAATAAGCCGATTCATAAATCATCCGTGATTCAGGACTGATCGTCGAGATGTCTTCACTGTCTGAAGGAACCTTTTGTCGGGGTCCAAGTTTTTCATAAATGCGCAGAAGCTGAGCCTCTGTATCACTGAGGCGTGAATTGAGCATTTCTATCTTATCGCTCAACTCATTCGATTTTGTATAGAGATCAATCCGAAGACGGGCGAGTTCTTCACTTTGCTCCTGAAGCATGCTGTCGAATTTTGATGTATAATACTTCAGGCTGTCGAGCTGCCAGTTGAAATTGTTGAACCGACGGCGGTTAAAACATCCCGACACCACAAGGGTGAGGAGCAAAATAAACCCCCCACATTCCAGCAATCCCTTCTTCCGAAACAATCTTATTTCAGACGATTTATTGAACGACAAATTCGCAGCGTCGATTTCTTTCCAGATTCGTCGGATCCAATGGTTTCTCTTCGCCGTAACTCACAGTCGAAAGGCGGTCCGGTGTTATCCCCAGCATAAGAAGATAATCACGGGCGGCTTTTGCACGGCGTTCACCCAGAGCGAGGTTGTACTCAGCCGTCCCTATTTCACAGCAATGTCCTTCTATCACCACCTTAACTTCAGGATAGAGTTTCAGCATTTCAGCATTCTTTTCCAGAATCGGCACGGCATCCACCCGGATATCCGATTTATCGAAATCAAAGAAAATCCGTTCCAGCACCAGTTCTGGTTTTGCCGGTTCCTCGGGAATCTGAACTTCTTCAAACGGAATTTCTTCTTCCGCCGGAACCTCTTCCACCGGCGCCACTGTTTGCTTTTTGGGACAAGCAATGAAAATGCCGAGAATAAAAATCAATGACAGGATCAATTTCATATAACGCATAATACCTCCATTTCTGTAATTATAATTATAATTATAGTACTGTCAAGAAGATGAATGCTGTTCACCGCGACACAAGAAGTGCATAATCCCTTTTATTTACATCTCCGCGGCGGTATGAATAAAAGTATTCGGGTCGGCATCTTGTACAGTAATTCAGGGAAGCCAATAAGTTTTGTTCCCCGAGATCTTTGACGACCGCTGCTTTGAGATCCAGAAATATTTTATCGCCCCGATGGATTACTGCGGACGGGTACTCTTTCGAAAAAAGCTCTTTAACATCTTCCTGTATCTCGTAACAGCATGGACCGATTGAAGCGCCGAGCACGTATCGGTACTCCACCAGACGCTGCTTTGCCTTTTTCGCTATCCCTTTGACGATACCGCGCCAGCCGCAGTGAATAACACTTATTCTCCTGTCGTTAAAAAGATAAACCGGCAGGCAATCAGCGACCTTGATGCCGAGACAGACGTCTTTTTTCTCTGTGATCAACCCGTCACCTTCTCTTTTCGGTTCATCGTCGATGTCGACGATTACGTCCGAATGTATCTGTTTCAGAAAAACAGGTTTGAACCTCTGTTCCACTGCATCGTGGTCCGCCCTCAGAGAATAAAGCGCAGTGATCCCTTTATATCTGAATCTGAAATACTCGAGAGCTTTCTCCTTAACCAGCACCCATTTCACCGGTCTTCTTCATCTCCTTTATCTTTAAGACGACCTTTTTCTTACCAAAAAA harbors:
- the ybgF gene encoding tol-pal system protein YbgF produces the protein MLLTLVVSGCFNRRRFNNFNWQLDSLKYYTSKFDSMLQEQSEELARLRIDLYTKSNELSDKIEMLNSRLSDTEAQLLRIYEKLGPRQKVPSDSEDISTISPESRMIYESAYLNYVQGNYQEAVSGFESYLKLQPDSPLSDNALYWIGESYTAMGKSQDAVNTFQKLINKYPASNKIPTALYKMAIIYESAGDRKSAEMYYNKVVKDFPNSAEATLAKDKLNR
- a CDS encoding OmpA family protein, giving the protein MRYMKLILSLIFILGIFIACPKKQTVAPVEEVPAEEEIPFEEVQIPEEPAKPELVLERIFFDFDKSDIRVDAVPILEKNAEMLKLYPEVKVVIEGHCCEIGTAEYNLALGERRAKAARDYLLMLGITPDRLSTVSYGEEKPLDPTNLERNRRCEFVVQ
- a CDS encoding laccase domain-containing protein, producing MKWVLVKEKALEYFRFRYKGITALYSLRADHDAVEQRFKPVFLKQIHSDVIVDIDDEPKREGDGLITEKKDVCLGIKVADCLPVYLFNDRRISVIHCGWRGIVKGIAKKAKQRLVEYRYVLGASIGPCCYEIQEDVKELFSKEYPSAVIHRGDKIFLDLKAAVVKDLGEQNLLASLNYCTRCRPEYFYSYRRGDVNKRDYALLVSR